In the Fimbriiglobus ruber genome, TTCGGATCGTCCCCGCGGTCGGCGACGAATTGTTCGTAGTAGGCCAGCACCCGGGCGGCGTGGGCCTCCCGGTCCGCCTGCGAGTCGGGGGTGTCGAGGGCTCGGTGCGAGATCAGCTCACTGAGTTTGGTCACCGTCGCGAACGCGGACTCGAAGTCCGACTCGGCTCGCTGTCGGGCAACGGAGAGGTCGGCCGCCCGTGCTTCGGCCCGGTGCCACTGCCACCCGGCGACCCCCGCCCCGGTGATCAGGCTCCCGAACGCGAGCGCGAGTAGTGCGGCCGGGATTGGGTGCTGGCGCACCCACCGGCGGGTTCGGCCGGCCGGCCCGACCCGCCGGGCGGACACCGGCCGGCCGGCCAGGAACCGGTCCAAGTCGTCGGCCAGGTCGGCAGCCGACCGGTAGCGGTCTCGCGGATCGAGTTCCAGGCAGCGACCGATCACCACCCGGAGATCGGCCGGCAGGTCGGTGACTGGCACGTCGGGCCAGCCGGCCCGGATGCGCCGAATGATTTCGGCCGGGGTTCCGTTGGCGAACGCCCGCTTTCCGGTCGCGAGTTCGAGCAGGATCAACCCGCACGCGCGGATATCAATGGCGGTCCCGATCGGGTTGGCGGCCAAGTCGAGCTGTTCCGGGGCCATGTAGGGGAGGGTTCCCACCGCCAGCTGTCCCGAACTGGACCCGGGCTGATCCAACAGCTTGGCCAGCCCGAAGTCGGTCACTTTCAGGCGCCCGTTCGCATCGACCAGAACGTTCGCTGGCTTGAGGTCCCGGTGGGCGACGTGCCGGTCGTGGAGGGCCTGGACGGCGCGAGCTAGATCCCGGGCCCACGCGACTGCCTGCCGGAGTGAGACCGGGGACGTCCGATCGGCTAGTGTTTCCCCGGAGACGTATTCCATCACCAGGTACTGGAAGCCGTTTACTTCCCCAAAGCCGTACAACGTTACGACGTTCGGGTGATCGACCCGGGCCGCCGCCTCCGCTTCGATACGGAACCGGCGTAGCTGGCTTTCGGTTAGGGTCCATTCCGGGTTCAAGACCTTGACCGCGACCGGGCGTTCGCGGGCCTCGTCGAACGCCCGGTACACGACGCCGGTCCGCCCGCGGCCGATTACTTCAAACGACCGGAAGCCGGGTATGACCGGTGTCACCGTCAAAAGGGGCGCCCGCCCGTGGCCGGCCAATGATTCCAGCGTGAGCTGCTGCCGGAGGGCTTCGCCCGACCCGGGGAAGCGGAACTCGCACTCGGCCAGGAGATCCGGTGCGGCGCGGTCCAGGCGGGTGAAGAACTCGATCGCGACCACGTCCAAGCGGTACTCAGGGTGGGCGGCGATTTCGGGGTGCCGTGCGAAGACGTCTTCCGCGACTTGTGTTTCGCCGGCAGCCACCCGGCGTTCGACTTCCGCACAGGCCTGGTCGAGCGACTGTAGCCCGTCGGGCTGATCAGGTAGGAGGGGGGACATGCTCATAATGAAAACGTGAGAATGGAAAATGGGTGAGTTGCGGCGGGCGTTCCGGCATGATAAACTCCGGACCGACCTAACGCGAGACAATGTGTGACGCCACCACGCCCGTTTCCATCGCCAAGTCTTCCGAGCGAGCCTGAGGCGATCCAAGCATTTCTATCCCAGCACGAAGAGGCATTGCGTCGGTTCGCCCGCCGCCATCTCGGTCGTCCATTGCGCCGGGGCCACGATACGCACGACCTGTTTCAATCGGTCGTGACCGACCTCTTCGGCCTCCTGCGTTCCGGGCGGCGACTGCCGGATGGGCCCCGGCTGGTGGGGTTCGTCCGGGTCATGCTCCGGCGCAAGATCGCACATTATTGGAGGAACGAGAAAAAACTGTCCGTTCTTCCACTGTCGGTCGGTCCGGACGCTCGCGACCGTGACATCGCGGATCCCACAGCCGTTTGCCCGGCAGTCGCCGCCGAACAGAAGGACGCGGTTCAACACTTGTTGGCTCAGATCGACCGCCCGACTGACCATCAGATTGTTATTATGAACTCCGAACGGTTTACGGCGCCGGAAATTGCGAACGCTGTCGGGATGAGTTCGGTAGCCGTTCGTGTGCGGTTGATGCGCCTCAGACAGAAACTACAAGTCGTCTCAGCTCCAGTCATGGACTAATTTTTTCTCGCGCCTACCGATTCTTGTAACACTTCGGACCGTCCGCGCACACTAATCGTCCGGCACGCGGCACACAGCCCAATTTTGCCCGATTCGGGTCGGCTGCCGTCCGTCCTTATTCTTCCCGATGCCAACACCTTGAGGCTCGCCATGCTCTTGCCCTTTTCCTCTCCTTCGCCCGGGAAACGTACTGGCGCGCGAAGAATCCACGCACGCTTCACGCCCGACCTGGTTCTTTTGGAGGATCGCAACGCCCCGGCAGCAGCTTCCACCGCTCTCAACACTCCGGGCTTCAACATCACCGGACTCACCGCGCTGCGCGCGGACCCAACCTACGTGGGCATCAACGGCGACACCTCCAGCGGCAAAATCGGCATCGCCGTACTCGACACCGGCGTCGATGCCGCCAACCCCGACCTCAGCGGCAACATCGTCGCGTATTACGATGTTTTCGCGCACGAGACCGATCAAAGTCCGAGTAACCAGGCCGATTTGACATCCAACGCAACCGACCCGGAAGGTCACGGGTCGCACACTTCGGGAATCGCCGCTTCGACCAACCCGGGAATCGGCGTCGCTCCCGGAGCCGGGCTGATTGACGTCCGCGTCCAACCGGACGAGAACAACCCTTCCGAAGTGAACTACGCCAGTGATGGAGCAACCATCCTCTACGGGTTGCAGTGGGTGGACGCCCACATCACCCAGTACAATATTAAAGTCGTCAACATGTCTCTCGGGAACGACGGGAACTACACCACAACCACCACGCTGGTAACTAGCGCGTATTGGGAGGAAGTCGGGAACGTCATTCAGGAACTCAAAGACGCCGGAGTGAC is a window encoding:
- a CDS encoding serine/threonine-protein kinase, translated to MSMSPLLPDQPDGLQSLDQACAEVERRVAAGETQVAEDVFARHPEIAAHPEYRLDVVAIEFFTRLDRAAPDLLAECEFRFPGSGEALRQQLTLESLAGHGRAPLLTVTPVIPGFRSFEVIGRGRTGVVYRAFDEARERPVAVKVLNPEWTLTESQLRRFRIEAEAAARVDHPNVVTLYGFGEVNGFQYLVMEYVSGETLADRTSPVSLRQAVAWARDLARAVQALHDRHVAHRDLKPANVLVDANGRLKVTDFGLAKLLDQPGSSSGQLAVGTLPYMAPEQLDLAANPIGTAIDIRACGLILLELATGKRAFANGTPAEIIRRIRAGWPDVPVTDLPADLRVVIGRCLELDPRDRYRSAADLADDLDRFLAGRPVSARRVGPAGRTRRWVRQHPIPAALLALAFGSLITGAGVAGWQWHRAEARAADLSVARQRAESDFESAFATVTKLSELISHRALDTPDSQADREAHAARVLAYYEQFVADRGDDPKVREQLYLAHMIVGQLATLRGRTDEAVAAYEAARRSGEGRWNLDDPADAVESCRLLRTLAFAYRAAGRTADRDGVSDECDRRCAALVEAPDTPRDLIVQALELMGRFEESRDRQRTVAVIRKALERAAGPPELPSRLELIRCAFLLNLAEEVRSVAGAEAAVGALTGLLVRVRRAPPEQGYAADVHYHLLHGYLVWGRLLEGEVKPARAREVFQAGVASARESRPLIANRHSSTMEAEMGLRLGQTYRELGQAENSVAALRAAADLWRALDTAFPGNVWNLRHVGVCLHDIGNVYRDSRRPTDALATYREALEVRTNLWQKYPADIQLRLDVSVTANEVGKAIEYGGDPTDAIRYYRTALDHQKAVVAAWPEDARAKRWLTDRYRTLARAYRAAGRANDAREVEQERDHGGK
- a CDS encoding sigma-70 family RNA polymerase sigma factor, with product MTPPRPFPSPSLPSEPEAIQAFLSQHEEALRRFARRHLGRPLRRGHDTHDLFQSVVTDLFGLLRSGRRLPDGPRLVGFVRVMLRRKIAHYWRNEKKLSVLPLSVGPDARDRDIADPTAVCPAVAAEQKDAVQHLLAQIDRPTDHQIVIMNSERFTAPEIANAVGMSSVAVRVRLMRLRQKLQVVSAPVMD